A single Agromyces sp. CF514 DNA region contains:
- a CDS encoding Gfo/Idh/MocA family protein, with translation MSDTLRVAMIGAGFMGAAHSQSWRVAPRFFDLPVKPTMQVLAARDRAAVEQAAEKWGWAEASVDWREVIARDDIDLVDIVTPGDTHAEIAIAALEAGKHVLCEKPLANTVEEAAAMAEAANAAAERGVFSMVGLTYRRVPAVTFARDLVAAGRIGVVRQVRAAYRQDWLRDETGPMTWRLEKARAGSGSLGDIGAHAIDLAEFITGLRLERVSGILETIVSERPLLGDRVGLSGTASDQVGTVTVDDVALITGRFEEQGGFAPIGTFEATRFATGRKNALTIEVSGSRGAIAFDLERLNELEVYSVADPDLEQGFRRVLVTEPGHPYLAPWWPPGHTLGYEHGFSHQVVELVTAIAEGTAPRPSFADGLHLQRVLDAVEHSSSEGSAWKPVN, from the coding sequence ATGTCGGACACGCTCCGCGTCGCGATGATCGGCGCAGGATTCATGGGCGCAGCGCACTCCCAGAGCTGGCGCGTCGCCCCCCGGTTCTTCGATCTGCCCGTGAAGCCCACGATGCAGGTCCTGGCCGCCCGCGACCGCGCGGCCGTCGAGCAGGCCGCCGAGAAATGGGGATGGGCGGAGGCATCCGTCGACTGGCGCGAGGTGATCGCCCGCGACGACATCGACCTCGTCGACATCGTCACCCCGGGCGACACGCACGCGGAGATCGCGATCGCCGCCCTCGAGGCCGGCAAGCACGTGCTCTGCGAGAAGCCCCTCGCGAACACCGTCGAGGAGGCCGCCGCCATGGCCGAAGCGGCCAACGCGGCCGCCGAGCGCGGCGTCTTCAGCATGGTGGGCCTCACCTACCGCCGGGTCCCGGCGGTGACGTTCGCCCGCGACCTCGTCGCGGCCGGCCGGATCGGCGTGGTGCGGCAGGTCCGCGCCGCCTACCGGCAGGACTGGCTTCGCGACGAGACCGGCCCGATGACGTGGCGGCTCGAGAAGGCCAGGGCCGGATCGGGCTCGCTGGGCGACATCGGAGCCCACGCCATCGATCTCGCCGAGTTCATCACCGGGCTTCGGCTCGAACGCGTCTCCGGGATCCTCGAGACGATCGTGAGCGAGCGGCCGCTCCTCGGCGACCGCGTCGGACTCTCGGGCACGGCATCCGACCAGGTCGGCACCGTGACCGTCGACGACGTCGCCCTCATCACCGGACGCTTCGAGGAGCAGGGCGGCTTCGCCCCGATCGGCACGTTCGAGGCGACGCGGTTCGCGACCGGCCGCAAGAACGCCCTGACCATCGAGGTGTCGGGGTCGCGCGGGGCCATCGCCTTCGACCTCGAACGGCTCAACGAGCTCGAGGTGTACAGCGTCGCCGACCCCGATCTCGAGCAGGGGTTCCGCCGAGTCCTCGTCACCGAACCCGGGCATCCCTACCTCGCACCGTGGTGGCCTCCGGGCCACACGCTCGGCTACGAGCACGGCTTCTCGCACCAGGTCGTCGAGCTCGTGACCGCGATCGCCGAGGGCACCGCCCCGAGGCCATCGTTCGCCGACGGCCTGCACCTCCAGCGCGTGCTCGACGCGGTCGAGCACAGCTCGAGCGAAGGCTCCGCCTGGAAGCCGGTGAACTGA
- a CDS encoding ROK family transcriptional regulator, translating into MDGARTDASGSTLGATIDDIRRQNLAQVLRLVHRDGPMSRAEITKATALNRSTVGGLVSELSHRGLVVENPAAAVRKVGRPSPSVAASDQATAIAVNPEVDAIDVALVGLSGRVLHRVRYRNERTPTVGEFVNVVSAIIEGMRPAFGDTAVLGVGVALPGLVREVDGSAILAPHLGWRDAPIGLLVEEATGMRVVVGNDANCGVVAESTFGAGRGDGVVIYLNGGASGIGGGIVINGRLVGGEGGNAGEFGHTAVSTRGCRCHCGATGCLETEVRRDRFVEAAGLGDVEPGAVLDAMAASWLDRNAAGAVEIDRQVSRLAVALRSIVNIFNPRTIILGGHLAHLLAVVGEDEIHRRIAPTLPGGGSEPEIVGARLNDELLLIGAAELVFAQTLADPTVMPREVASSLVR; encoded by the coding sequence ATGGACGGGGCGAGGACGGATGCGTCGGGCTCGACGCTCGGGGCGACGATCGACGACATCCGAAGGCAGAACCTCGCGCAGGTCCTCCGCCTGGTGCATCGCGACGGCCCGATGTCGCGGGCCGAGATCACGAAGGCGACGGCGCTGAACCGATCGACGGTGGGCGGGTTGGTGAGCGAGCTCTCCCACCGCGGGCTGGTCGTCGAGAATCCGGCCGCGGCGGTGCGCAAGGTCGGGCGGCCGAGCCCGTCGGTCGCGGCCTCCGACCAGGCGACCGCGATCGCCGTCAACCCCGAGGTGGACGCGATCGACGTCGCGCTCGTGGGCCTCAGCGGGCGCGTGCTGCACCGGGTCAGGTACCGCAACGAGCGCACGCCCACCGTGGGCGAGTTCGTCAACGTCGTGAGCGCCATCATCGAGGGCATGCGACCGGCGTTCGGCGACACCGCGGTGCTCGGGGTCGGCGTGGCCCTTCCCGGCCTGGTGCGCGAGGTCGACGGGTCGGCGATCCTCGCCCCGCACCTCGGCTGGCGCGATGCGCCGATCGGCCTGCTGGTCGAGGAGGCGACGGGCATGCGAGTGGTCGTCGGCAACGACGCGAACTGCGGAGTCGTGGCCGAGAGCACGTTCGGGGCCGGCCGCGGCGACGGCGTGGTCATCTACCTCAACGGCGGTGCCAGCGGCATCGGCGGCGGCATCGTCATCAACGGCCGCCTCGTCGGAGGCGAGGGGGGCAACGCCGGCGAGTTCGGGCACACGGCGGTCTCGACCAGGGGCTGTCGATGCCACTGCGGGGCGACGGGATGCCTCGAGACCGAGGTCCGTCGCGACCGGTTCGTCGAGGCGGCGGGACTGGGCGACGTCGAGCCCGGTGCCGTGCTCGACGCGATGGCCGCTTCGTGGCTCGACCGGAACGCCGCCGGCGCCGTCGAGATCGACCGCCAGGTGAGCCGGTTGGCCGTCGCGCTCAGATCGATCGTCAACATCTTCAACCCGCGCACGATCATCCTCGGCGGGCATCTCGCCCATCTGCTCGCGGTCGTCGGAGAGGACGAGATCCACCGCCGGATCGCGCCGACGCTGCCGGGCGGCGGCAGCGAGCCCGAGATCGTCGGGGCACGGCTGAACGACGAGCTGCTGCTCATCGGCGCCGCCGAGCTGGTCTTCGCGCAGACGCTCGCGGACCCGACGGTGATGCCGCGGGAGGTCGCGTCCTCGCTCGTGCGGTGA
- a CDS encoding sugar phosphate isomerase/epimerase has protein sequence MTRPITLFTGQWADLPFEEVARLAGDWGYDGLEIACWGDHLDVSRWDDDAYVQSRLDILERNGLEVFAISNHLTGQAVCDDPIDERHRDILSDRVWGDGDPEGVRQRAAEDLKDTARFAAKLGVKTVNGFTGSSIWKAVAMFPPASDDWIEAGYRDFADRWNPILDVFEEVGVRFALEVHPSEIAYDYWTAKRTLEAIGHRPSFGFNFDPSHFVWQQLDSVAFVLDFAEHVFHVHVKESVTNLDGRNGVLGSHLPWANPRRGWTFVSTGHGAVPWEPVFRALNAIGYDGPTSVEWEDAGMDRLQGAPEALAFVRRLNAITPPSAAFDAAFSSN, from the coding sequence ATGACGCGACCGATCACACTGTTCACCGGCCAATGGGCCGACCTGCCGTTCGAGGAGGTCGCCAGGCTCGCAGGGGACTGGGGCTACGACGGCCTCGAGATCGCCTGCTGGGGCGATCACCTCGACGTCTCGCGGTGGGACGACGACGCCTACGTGCAGTCGCGCCTCGACATCCTCGAGCGCAACGGCCTGGAGGTCTTCGCGATCTCGAACCACCTGACCGGGCAGGCCGTGTGCGACGACCCGATCGACGAGCGCCACCGCGACATCCTGAGCGACCGCGTGTGGGGCGACGGCGACCCCGAGGGCGTGCGGCAGCGCGCCGCGGAGGACCTGAAGGACACGGCGCGGTTCGCGGCGAAGCTCGGCGTGAAGACCGTGAACGGGTTCACGGGGTCGTCCATCTGGAAGGCGGTGGCGATGTTCCCGCCCGCCTCCGATGACTGGATCGAGGCCGGCTACCGGGACTTCGCCGACCGCTGGAACCCGATCCTCGACGTGTTCGAGGAGGTCGGCGTGCGGTTCGCGCTCGAGGTGCACCCGTCGGAGATCGCGTACGACTACTGGACCGCGAAGCGCACCCTCGAGGCGATCGGGCACCGGCCGAGCTTCGGGTTCAACTTCGACCCGTCGCACTTCGTCTGGCAGCAGCTCGACAGCGTGGCGTTCGTGCTCGACTTCGCCGAGCACGTCTTCCACGTGCACGTGAAGGAGTCCGTGACGAACCTCGACGGCCGCAACGGCGTGCTCGGTTCGCACCTGCCGTGGGCGAACCCCCGCCGTGGGTGGACCTTCGTGTCCACCGGCCATGGGGCGGTGCCGTGGGAACCCGTGTTCCGCGCCCTGAACGCCATCGGCTACGACGGGCCGACCAGCGTGGAGTGGGAGGATGCGGGCATGGACCGCCTCCAGGGCGCGCCGGAGGCGCTCGCGTTCGTGCGCAGGCTCAACGCGATCACGCCGCCGTCGGCGGCGTTCGACGCGGCCTTCAGCAGCAACTGA
- a CDS encoding LacI family DNA-binding transcriptional regulator — MSTSPASSDADSASGAASGGTGAAGASRDAGASRDAVAADAGYDARAATSPRTKAATIYDVAQAAGVSHQTVSRFLKGFEGIRPETREKVEQALDELGYRPNLTARSLKSGRSHRIGALTHEISQVGPGRIVEGASAAAREAGYVLDIIALDARNPRAIEESLAIITQHDLAGVLALASTDEMTHAFETTAFRVPAYVAAESDGVPDDPRTKLSSVGLPAVVAHLAELGHRRLAHIAGPRTWSASRNRLRAFESAVEAQGMHAVAILHGDWSAKSGYDAIADLAVLPDATAYVAANDQMAIGAMLALKERGLRIPEDVSVVGIDDIPEAAYLDPPLTTLRNDFEAQGRAAVHELLARIEQTEPRPVTVPQPLLVVRRSSGPVLQSR; from the coding sequence ATGAGCACGAGTCCAGCGTCGTCCGACGCCGATTCCGCGTCCGGCGCCGCCTCGGGCGGCACGGGCGCCGCGGGCGCCTCTCGCGACGCCGGCGCCTCTCGCGACGCCGTCGCGGCGGACGCCGGCTACGACGCTCGCGCGGCGACGTCTCCGCGCACCAAGGCTGCGACCATCTACGACGTCGCCCAGGCCGCCGGGGTCTCGCACCAGACCGTCAGCCGGTTCCTCAAGGGCTTCGAGGGCATCCGCCCCGAGACCCGCGAGAAGGTCGAGCAGGCCCTCGACGAACTCGGCTACCGACCGAACCTGACCGCCCGCAGCCTCAAGTCGGGGCGATCGCACCGCATCGGCGCACTGACCCACGAGATCTCGCAGGTCGGCCCCGGCCGCATCGTCGAGGGGGCCAGCGCGGCTGCACGCGAGGCCGGGTACGTGCTCGACATCATCGCGCTCGACGCGCGCAATCCCCGTGCGATCGAGGAATCGCTCGCCATCATCACGCAGCACGACCTCGCCGGCGTGCTCGCCCTGGCCTCGACCGACGAGATGACCCACGCCTTCGAGACGACCGCCTTCCGCGTGCCGGCGTACGTCGCCGCCGAGTCCGACGGCGTGCCGGACGACCCGCGCACCAAGCTGTCGAGCGTCGGCCTGCCGGCGGTCGTGGCCCACCTCGCCGAGCTCGGGCACCGCCGACTCGCGCACATCGCCGGCCCGCGCACCTGGTCGGCGTCGCGCAACCGACTGCGCGCGTTCGAGTCGGCCGTCGAGGCGCAGGGCATGCACGCGGTCGCGATCCTGCACGGCGACTGGTCGGCGAAGTCGGGCTACGACGCGATCGCCGACCTCGCAGTGCTGCCCGACGCCACCGCGTACGTGGCCGCCAACGACCAGATGGCGATCGGCGCGATGCTCGCCCTCAAGGAGCGCGGGCTGCGGATTCCCGAAGACGTGAGCGTCGTCGGCATCGACGACATCCCCGAGGCGGCCTACCTCGATCCCCCGCTCACCACGCTGCGCAACGACTTCGAGGCGCAGGGCCGCGCCGCCGTCCACGAGCTCCTCGCCCGCATCGAGCAGACCGAGCCGCGCCCGGTCACCGTGCCGCAGCCGCTCCTCGTCGTGCGCCGGTCGTCGGGCCCGGTGCTGCAGTCCCGGTAG
- a CDS encoding ROK family transcriptional regulator, with the protein MKDPIGGTSRVGSKGRNLEDLRRQNLSTVLSLVHANRSMTRADLTHATGLNRSTVATIVTELESLDLVTVSQPVDTKRVGRPSTVIGPSPRHIAVAVHPDKDAIAIGIVAMGGRVLREFRFDVEQAPSAVHTVNTLHALVRGLELSDGGTVLGIGIGVPGLVGARDGVVRVAPHLDWHDEPLVDMVAKATGLPTWAANDATCAVVAEGQFGQGVDEDNVVYLNGGAGGIGGGVIVGGQLLSGENGYSGELGHMLVNSDGGQCHCGALGCLETEVNRDDLLGALGLGDAEASLLEQRLREAYGTDQGVTELVDRQLTYLGVALRNFVNIFNPGVIVLGGFLGALRNTTGTRLQDDVERSALAGPASEVRIVSSTLEDNVLIGAGELVFRTILRDPTSASTSAVPAAEHVAAS; encoded by the coding sequence ATGAAGGATCCGATCGGGGGCACCTCGCGTGTCGGGTCCAAGGGCAGGAACCTCGAGGATCTCCGTCGGCAGAACCTGAGCACGGTGCTCTCGCTCGTGCATGCGAACCGTTCCATGACCCGCGCCGACCTCACCCACGCGACCGGCCTCAACCGCTCGACGGTCGCGACGATCGTCACCGAACTCGAGTCGCTCGACCTCGTCACGGTGTCGCAGCCCGTCGACACGAAGCGCGTCGGCCGTCCGAGCACGGTGATCGGGCCGTCGCCGCGCCACATCGCGGTCGCGGTGCATCCTGACAAAGACGCGATCGCGATCGGAATCGTCGCGATGGGCGGCCGTGTCCTGCGGGAGTTCCGGTTCGACGTCGAGCAGGCGCCGTCGGCGGTGCACACGGTGAACACGCTGCACGCGCTCGTGCGCGGCCTGGAGCTCTCCGACGGCGGCACGGTCCTCGGCATCGGCATCGGCGTGCCCGGCCTGGTGGGCGCGCGCGACGGGGTCGTGCGCGTGGCCCCGCACCTCGACTGGCATGACGAGCCCCTCGTCGACATGGTCGCCAAGGCGACCGGGTTGCCCACGTGGGCCGCGAACGACGCGACCTGCGCCGTGGTCGCCGAGGGGCAGTTCGGCCAGGGCGTCGACGAGGACAACGTCGTCTACCTGAACGGCGGCGCCGGCGGCATCGGCGGCGGGGTCATCGTCGGCGGGCAGTTGCTCTCGGGCGAGAACGGCTACAGCGGCGAACTCGGCCACATGCTCGTCAACTCCGACGGCGGGCAGTGCCACTGCGGTGCCCTCGGATGTCTCGAGACCGAGGTGAACCGCGACGACCTGCTCGGCGCGCTCGGCCTGGGCGACGCCGAGGCGAGCCTGCTCGAGCAGCGGTTGCGCGAGGCGTACGGCACCGATCAGGGTGTGACGGAGCTCGTCGATCGTCAGCTGACCTACCTGGGCGTCGCGCTGCGGAACTTCGTCAACATCTTCAACCCGGGCGTCATCGTGCTCGGCGGGTTCCTCGGGGCGCTCCGGAACACGACCGGTACGCGTCTGCAAGACGACGTCGAGCGGTCGGCCCTCGCCGGGCCGGCCTCCGAGGTGCGGATCGTCTCGTCCACCCTCGAGGACAACGTCCTGATCGGCGCCGGCGAACTCGTCTTCCGCACCATCCTGCGCGATCCGACGTCCGCTTCGACGAGTGCCGTTCCGGCCGCGGAGCACGTCGCCGCCAGCTGA
- a CDS encoding ABC transporter permease codes for MSEQTTPGTDVATPPGPETTTTSVTEIPQQSSFRRLLSGPVGRNAGLVVALLLIVVVGAITAGDTFFQVSNMLTILRQASIIGVISVGMTLVITAGGIDLSVGSVMGLASIAATLAVAQDLAESSHWIVMVVIALAVGLAAGLVNGVVIAYGNVVAFMATLAMLVAARGLAEILAERRTLVVESRGFIEFMNADFLGVDILIWIFALVAAAGWLILNRTTFGRRTVAIGGNREAARLAGIDVKRHTMWLYAIAGLCAGIAAVMILGRTTAGTSTHGTLYELDAIAAVVVGGTLLIGGRGTITGTVFGVLIFATLTNVFVQNNLSSSVQAVAKGVIIVIAVLLQQRFSKPSGARE; via the coding sequence GTGAGCGAGCAGACCACCCCCGGCACCGATGTCGCCACCCCGCCCGGTCCCGAGACCACGACGACCTCGGTCACCGAGATCCCCCAGCAATCCTCGTTCCGCCGACTCCTGAGCGGCCCCGTGGGCCGCAACGCCGGGCTCGTGGTGGCCCTGCTCCTGATCGTCGTGGTCGGCGCGATCACCGCCGGCGACACCTTCTTCCAGGTGTCCAACATGCTGACGATCCTGCGGCAGGCGTCGATCATCGGCGTCATCAGCGTCGGCATGACGCTCGTGATCACCGCAGGCGGCATCGACCTCTCGGTCGGCTCGGTCATGGGCCTCGCCTCGATCGCCGCGACCCTGGCCGTGGCGCAGGACCTCGCCGAGAGTTCCCACTGGATCGTCATGGTCGTCATCGCGCTCGCGGTCGGCCTCGCCGCCGGCCTCGTGAACGGGGTCGTGATCGCCTACGGCAACGTCGTCGCGTTCATGGCGACCCTCGCGATGCTCGTCGCCGCCCGCGGCCTCGCCGAGATCCTCGCCGAGCGGCGCACGCTCGTCGTCGAGAGCCGCGGGTTCATCGAGTTCATGAACGCGGACTTCCTCGGCGTCGACATCCTGATCTGGATCTTCGCGCTCGTCGCCGCCGCCGGTTGGCTGATCCTGAACCGCACCACCTTCGGTCGCCGCACCGTCGCGATCGGCGGCAACCGCGAGGCCGCACGCCTGGCCGGCATCGACGTGAAGCGCCACACCATGTGGCTCTACGCCATCGCGGGCCTCTGCGCGGGCATCGCCGCCGTGATGATCCTCGGCCGCACCACGGCCGGCACGTCGACGCACGGCACGCTGTACGAACTCGACGCGATCGCCGCCGTGGTCGTCGGCGGCACGCTGCTGATCGGAGGCCGCGGCACCATCACGGGCACCGTGTTCGGCGTGCTCATCTTCGCGACCCTGACGAACGTGTTCGTGCAGAACAACCTCTCGTCGTCGGTGCAGGCCGTCGCGAAGGGCGTCATCATCGTCATCGCGGTGCTTCTGCAGCAGCGCTTCTCGAAGCCGAGCGGGGCGCGCGAGTAG
- a CDS encoding substrate-binding domain-containing protein has protein sequence MARNHTLAKRALFGVGASVLAIGLLAGCTGGGTEESVTEQGTSSEENASTGDKVTIGFSGPAADHGWLGAINSGAIAAAEGFDDVELSLAEGTNDVNAQIAAVETFINEGVDAIVLLPSDGAALTEVATKAMEAGIPVINVDREFSSPFAARTTVLGDNYGMGVSAGTYICEQLDGQDNAVVAEIAGIDSLPLTQDRSQGFADALDDCGLEVGARVAADFTVQGGEAATSQLLAANPKIDAIWNHDDDQGIGVLAAINAAGRDEFFMVGGAGSKNAMEAIEADDSVLKATIIYPSTQAADGIALARLIAQGKTMSDLITPSVPNRIVLDAPVVTKENVDQYIGLAFES, from the coding sequence ATGGCACGGAATCACACGCTCGCCAAGCGCGCGCTGTTCGGTGTGGGGGCGTCCGTCCTCGCCATCGGACTCCTCGCCGGCTGCACCGGCGGAGGCACGGAGGAGAGCGTCACCGAACAGGGCACCAGCAGCGAAGAGAACGCCTCGACCGGCGACAAGGTGACCATCGGCTTCTCGGGCCCGGCCGCCGACCACGGCTGGCTCGGCGCCATCAACTCGGGCGCCATCGCGGCAGCCGAGGGCTTCGACGACGTCGAGCTCAGCCTCGCCGAGGGAACGAACGACGTGAACGCGCAGATCGCGGCCGTCGAGACCTTCATCAACGAGGGCGTCGACGCGATCGTGCTGCTGCCGAGCGACGGTGCGGCGCTGACCGAGGTCGCGACCAAGGCGATGGAGGCAGGCATCCCGGTCATCAACGTCGACCGCGAGTTCTCGAGCCCGTTCGCGGCACGCACCACCGTGCTCGGCGACAACTACGGCATGGGCGTCTCGGCCGGCACCTACATCTGCGAGCAGCTCGACGGCCAGGACAACGCGGTCGTCGCCGAGATCGCCGGCATCGACTCGCTGCCGCTCACGCAGGACCGCTCGCAGGGCTTCGCCGACGCGCTCGACGACTGCGGCCTCGAGGTCGGCGCCCGTGTCGCGGCCGACTTCACCGTGCAGGGCGGCGAGGCCGCGACCTCGCAGCTGCTCGCCGCGAACCCGAAGATCGACGCGATCTGGAACCACGACGACGACCAGGGCATCGGCGTGCTCGCGGCCATCAACGCCGCCGGACGCGACGAGTTCTTCATGGTCGGCGGCGCCGGCTCGAAGAACGCGATGGAGGCCATCGAGGCCGACGACAGCGTGCTCAAGGCCACCATCATCTACCCGTCGACGCAGGCCGCCGACGGCATCGCCCTGGCGCGTCTCATCGCGCAGGGCAAGACGATGAGCGACCTGATCACGCCCAGCGTGCCCAACCGCATCGTCCTCGACGCACCGGTGGTCACCAAGGAGAACGTCGACCAGTACATCGGACTCGCGTTCGAGTCCTGA
- a CDS encoding sugar ABC transporter ATP-binding protein, which translates to MIKVDHPVLLDARGLQKSFAGVRALKDVSLEILAGEVHCILGQNGAGKSTLIKTLAGVHQPDDGEILWLGEPVAIPDPQAALELGIATMYQELDVVDGLTVAENIFLGHELARAGFTSRGQAYRRTRELMQRLGHGSISPNTEVGSLSAANKQIVSMARALSHDIKLIIMDEPSAVLDSEEVKNLFAVVRELTNAGIAVVYITHRLEEIRQIGDRITVIKDGRSMAHGLAVAETPTTELIRLMTGRNVENVFPPSVPFPDDAPVMLEVESLELPSVFSDVSFTVRAGEIVGLAGLVGSGRSEILETVYGARRSAGGRVAVAGKTLPRGSVVAAVAAGMGLSPEERKSQGLVLEEPIYVNVTLSSITRFAKAGWLDTRAERKAARAQIEALELRPADPDRAAITLSGGNQQKILLARWLVHGTRVLLLDEPTRGVDVGARTEIYALIRRLAAAGNAIVIVSSEIEEVLGLADTVLVIADGRVLDTLPATAIDEHGVLELVMKGAAA; encoded by the coding sequence ATGATCAAAGTCGACCACCCAGTGCTGCTCGACGCCCGGGGACTCCAGAAGTCCTTCGCCGGCGTGCGTGCGCTGAAAGACGTGAGCCTCGAGATCCTGGCCGGCGAAGTCCACTGCATCCTCGGCCAGAACGGCGCAGGCAAGTCCACGCTCATCAAGACGCTCGCAGGCGTGCACCAGCCCGACGACGGCGAGATCCTCTGGCTCGGCGAACCGGTGGCGATCCCCGACCCCCAGGCCGCCCTCGAGCTCGGCATCGCGACCATGTACCAGGAACTCGACGTCGTCGACGGCCTCACCGTCGCCGAGAACATCTTCCTGGGCCACGAGCTCGCGAGGGCCGGATTCACCAGCCGCGGGCAGGCGTACCGCCGCACGCGCGAGCTCATGCAACGCCTCGGCCACGGCTCGATCTCGCCGAACACCGAGGTCGGCTCGCTGAGTGCGGCCAACAAGCAGATCGTGAGCATGGCGCGCGCACTCTCGCACGACATCAAGCTCATCATCATGGACGAGCCGAGCGCCGTGCTCGACTCCGAAGAGGTCAAGAACCTCTTCGCGGTCGTGCGCGAGCTCACCAACGCGGGCATCGCGGTCGTGTACATCACGCACCGCCTCGAGGAGATCCGCCAGATCGGCGATCGCATCACCGTCATCAAGGACGGCCGGAGCATGGCGCACGGGCTCGCGGTCGCCGAGACGCCGACGACCGAGCTCATCCGCCTCATGACGGGCCGCAACGTCGAGAACGTCTTCCCCCCGTCGGTGCCGTTCCCGGACGACGCCCCCGTGATGCTCGAGGTCGAGTCGCTCGAGCTGCCGAGCGTGTTCTCCGACGTTTCGTTCACGGTGCGAGCCGGCGAGATCGTCGGACTCGCCGGACTCGTCGGCTCCGGCCGATCCGAGATCCTCGAGACGGTCTACGGCGCGCGCCGATCGGCCGGAGGTCGCGTCGCCGTCGCGGGCAAGACCCTCCCGCGCGGCTCGGTCGTGGCCGCGGTCGCCGCGGGCATGGGCCTCTCGCCCGAGGAGCGCAAGAGCCAGGGCCTCGTGCTCGAGGAACCCATCTACGTCAACGTCACGCTGTCGTCGATCACCCGCTTCGCCAAGGCCGGCTGGCTCGACACGCGCGCGGAGCGCAAGGCCGCCAGGGCGCAGATCGAGGCGCTCGAGCTCCGCCCTGCCGACCCCGATCGCGCCGCCATCACCCTCTCCGGCGGCAACCAGCAGAAGATCCTCCTCGCCCGCTGGCTCGTGCACGGCACCCGAGTGCTCCTGCTCGACGAACCCACCCGAGGCGTCGACGTCGGCGCCCGCACCGAGATCTACGCCCTCATCCGCCGCCTCGCAGCCGCAGGCAACGCCATCGTGATCGTCTCCAGCGAGATCGAAGAAGTCCTCGGCCTCGCCGACACCGTCCTCGTCATCGCCGACGGCCGCGTGCTCGACACCCTCCCCGCCACCGCAATCGACGAGCACGGTGTGCTCGAACTGGTCATGAAAGGAGCTGCCGCGTGA
- a CDS encoding CynX/NimT family MFS transporter, producing the protein MTSTPLAQTASPLRVGLLVGAVALTAFNLRTGVTGFSPLADRIGEDLGFGAPVIGAIGTIVTACFAVFGLVAPTVARWIGLERAMVLALAVSTLGTLLRSASPSTGLLLASSVLLFAGIGMANVLTIPLIKSWFPAKLGTLSTVYAVLLQVGQVVAPIVSVAVAEPLGWRWALAIWAIPLALAAALWAVPAARPARAGTRTAPQRLDAATRRRYWSTPTVRGLVILFSMTALHTYTIVTWLPNIAIDAGLGEGAGAALLAFFSVFGIAAGFVIPGLTLRMANPRWVVVACAALLACGYLLLAVDATANAWIATAALGLGVSTFPLCLALVHRRSTTPEGGTFLSGSMQGVGYGVACIGPLCVGWVLTATGSWIPVYLGLIATLALTVYGAVLACRPGSVEADAAAGR; encoded by the coding sequence ATGACCTCGACCCCACTCGCCCAGACCGCCTCGCCCCTGCGGGTCGGGCTCCTCGTCGGCGCGGTCGCCCTGACCGCGTTCAACCTCAGGACGGGCGTGACCGGCTTCAGTCCGCTCGCCGATCGCATCGGCGAGGACCTCGGGTTCGGTGCGCCCGTGATCGGCGCCATCGGCACCATCGTCACCGCCTGCTTCGCGGTCTTCGGCCTCGTGGCCCCGACGGTCGCCAGGTGGATCGGCCTCGAACGGGCGATGGTGCTCGCCCTCGCCGTGTCGACCCTCGGCACGCTGCTGCGATCGGCTTCGCCCTCGACCGGCCTGCTCCTCGCGTCCAGCGTGCTGCTGTTCGCGGGCATCGGCATGGCGAACGTGCTGACGATCCCGCTCATCAAGAGCTGGTTCCCCGCGAAGCTCGGCACCCTGAGCACCGTGTACGCCGTGCTCCTCCAGGTCGGCCAGGTGGTCGCCCCGATCGTCTCGGTCGCAGTGGCCGAACCGCTCGGCTGGCGCTGGGCCCTGGCGATCTGGGCGATCCCGCTGGCGCTCGCGGCGGCGCTGTGGGCGGTGCCGGCAGCCCGCCCCGCGCGAGCCGGGACCCGCACCGCCCCGCAGCGACTCGACGCCGCGACCCGACGTCGGTACTGGTCGACGCCGACGGTCCGCGGGCTCGTCATCCTGTTCTCGATGACGGCCCTGCACACCTACACGATCGTCACCTGGCTCCCGAACATCGCGATCGACGCCGGGCTCGGCGAGGGCGCGGGCGCCGCCCTGCTCGCCTTCTTCTCGGTCTTCGGCATCGCCGCCGGATTCGTGATCCCCGGGCTCACGCTCCGGATGGCGAACCCGCGCTGGGTGGTCGTCGCCTGTGCCGCCCTGCTCGCCTGCGGCTACCTGCTCCTGGCCGTCGACGCCACGGCCAACGCCTGGATCGCGACCGCCGCGCTCGGGCTCGGCGTCAGCACGTTCCCGCTCTGCCTCGCGCTCGTGCACCGGCGCTCGACCACCCCTGAGGGCGGCACGTTCCTGTCTGGCTCGATGCAGGGCGTCGGCTACGGCGTCGCGTGCATCGGCCCGCTCTGCGTCGGCTGGGTGCTCACCGCCACGGGCAGCTGGATCCCCGTGTACCTCGGACTGATCGCGACCCTGGCGCTCACGGTCTACGGCGCCGTGCTCGCCTGCCGCCCCGGTTCGGTCGAGGCCGACGCGGCCGCCGGTCGCTGA